ACGCTCCTTGCCGCCCCAACGGCGACCGCGGCGAGTCGCCCCAACCCGCCGTCCGCCGAGTCGAAAGGCAGGAAGCCCAAACCGGTCAATCAGGTCCGGGTCCATGTCGAGAACCGACATGACCTCCCGGAGCGAACCCTGCCCGTCCAGGTGGGCCGCTCGGATCCCATGCATTTCACGGTCGAGAAGCTGCCCATCCTCAACGAAGTCCACATCGATCGCGCCGCGCTCCTCGAGGAGGGCGGTTTGTTCCGGGTGCAGTTGCGATTCAACCGGATCGGGGCCCGCATCCTCGAAAGCTACAGCTCCGCGGCGGCCGGCCGCCACCTCCTCATCGTTACCGACATCGATGGCGAGTCCCGCTGGCTCGCCGCCCCCGTCATCCGTCAGCGGATCAGCGACGGATCGCTGGCCTTCACTCCGGACGCCAGCCGGGAGGAGATGGAACGTCTCGTTCGCGGCCTCAACGAGGCGATCGAGAAGCGCCGCAAGCGATGGTTGAACTAGTCCTCCCCTACTGGCACACCCGCTTCGCCATGCCGGGATGCTCCCCGACGCAACCCACGCCTCCCCGTTCCCCCGGCGCCCCGAATCCATGCCGCCCCGCGCCTCCGGCACCCTGACAGGTCTCATCGTCGCCGTCCTCCTCGTGTTGCCCCTGGACGGAGGGGCCGACACGGCGCTGGATCGACCGTTCCGCCTGCCCACCGACAACCGGGCCATCTTCGAACCGGGAGGCGAACCCCGCTTCTACGCTCCGACTCCCGGTCGCACCTGGACGGCGGGGGGATTTGGTTGCGTGCGGTCGGAAGGGATGCAGATGCACGAGGGAATCGACATCCTGTTCGTCCAGCGCGACCGACGCGGCGAACCCCTGGACGAAGTCCGGGCCTCCGCCCCCGGCCGAATTGCGTACATCAGCCGTCAGGCGTCCCTGTCCAACTACGGCATCTACGTGGTGGTCGCCCATCGCATCGAGGGCCTGGAAGTGTTCACGCTGTACGCCCACCTGCGTGACGTTCGTCCTGAACTGGCCCCGGGAATGCAGGTCGCCGCCGGTCAGGTGCTGGGGATCATGGGCCGGACCGCCAACACCGCCACGCCCATCGCCCGCGACCGGGCCCACCTGCACTTCGAAATCAATCTCTTCGTCAACGACGGCTTTGCGGAGTATCTCCAGAAGCATTCCCCCGGCTCGCGCAATGACCATGGCCCCTGGAACGGCCGCAATCTGGTGGGGCTCGATCCCGCCGCCATCCTTCTGGCCCAGCGAAGGGAAGGCGCTTCCTTCAGCCTGCTGGCGCACGTGCGGAACCAGGCCGAGTATTGCCGGGTCCTGCTCGCCGCCACCGATTTCCCATGGCTTCGACGATACCCCATGCTCATCCGCCGCAATCCCGCCGCCGAGGCCGAGGGCATCGTCGCCTACGAGGCCTCGCTCAATTACAACGGGGTGCCCTTCCGACTGACTCCCCGCGCCCGCAGTGAGATCGAAGGCCCGGTGTCCAACCGGCTCCTGCGGGTCAACGAGTCCGAGGCCCTGCAGCATCGATGCCGGCAACTGATCTTCAAGAGGGGACAAGCCTGGGTGCTGACGGCGCGTGGAGAGGAATGGCTCCGGCACCTCGTTCACCGCTGAACCCGTTGCCGCCGAGCCAAGTGCCGCCGGATGGCGAGTCCGGTCCACCACCCATCCTCGAAAACCCCCACCGCCTACTGAAACTCGCGAACAAAGGCGTCCGCCCGCTCGATCGAGGCATTCATCTCGGCAATCAGCGCGGCGATCTCCGTCTCGATGCTGAGTGCCTCGCCCTTCAGGGAGGCGATGGCCTGGGCGTTGAGATTGTGCTTCAGAAAAAGCGTGTAATCCCGGAACTGGGCCAGGACCGGTGCCATGCTCGCCTCGGCCCTGACAAGGGCCGCACTCATCTCGGAATACCGGGCCCGGGTCTGCTCAAGCTGGCTCCGGCTGGACGCCGCCATCGACGGGTTGCCGATCTCGCCAATCTCCCGTTCCCACTCCTTGAAGAGGTCCCCCGCCACCGTCTCCATCGACCGGATCCGCCGGCGCACCGCCTCCGCCCGGGCCTGGGCCTTGTCGAACTCCGCCTGCAACTGGCGGTACGACCGGTCGAGACTGCCCCCCTCGAAGGAGTACACCTCCCTGAGCTTGGTCAGGGCATCCTTGAACTGATCGCTGGCCGCCGCCTGCTCGTTGCGCGCCTCGACCACCCTCTCCTTGAGGATGTCCCTCTTGTGATACCCCAGTTTCTCCCAGGCCGCATAATAGGAGGAGCGGCACCCCGACACACCCAGGGCCACGACTGTCAACGCAATCCAACTCACACCGGAAAGGCAACGGAATGGGCTCATGCTTCGCGATGGGTGGATGGGCTGGACAATTTCCGTGACGGACGGACCCGCGGGAGACAGGGCGCCCGTGAGTGTATTCGGAACACGGCACCCGCAGGCGGGCCTACTGGAACTTGTACTGGATCCCGGCAATGAGTTTGAGGTCGTTGTTTTCCCTGCCCGGAGCCGCCTCGCTCACATACCAGTCCTGCAGGACCACACGAAGGGCCATCTGCCGGGTGATGTCCGCCTCCACACCCACCTCCCCGGTCAGAAAGTAGCTGCCCCAGTCGGTGATCTTCGGCTGATACTCGAAGGACTGCCACAACCGCGCCCGGTCGCTGAATTTATGGCTGAACTTCTGCCCGAAGCGGATGGTGGCGTAATCCCGCGTGTCATCGCCAACCTTCTCCATCACATAGCCCGGACCCACCTCGGCACTCAGCGTGGTGCGGTCGTTCTTGATGAAGTAGTAACCGGCACCCACCGAAACCGGAATGCGATAACGGATGTCGGCGATGGAATCATGCAGCGCCTCGGCGCGAACAAATCCGAACCACCGGTCGGTCACCAGGTAGTTGTACTGACCGAAGCCCTTCACGTACCCCACATTCTGAGTGCCGTCATTCTCGCCGTACCCGCCGTCCACCCCGGCCATGAACTCGTTGCGGTTCCACTTGCGCAGGGTCGACACATTCGCGGTGAACAGGAGCGTGTCGCTGTTCCCGTCCGTGACGCTCACCCCAATCCCTGCCGTCGTCTCCCACTTCGGCTTCGGAGCCGGAGCTCCCGCGCCGCCCTCATCCGGGGCCTGGGGAACCGGCATGGGTTCGGCCTGTCCCATCTCCTGTCCGATCGCACCGGACATCCCGGCACCCGCAAACAGTGTCGCCGCCGCCAAAGTGATTCGCTGCTTGGTGTTCTTCATTGGGAACCGAAGCCCCTTCGGGCTGCGGAGACGATAGGGATCGCCCCCCGCTAAGCAAGCTTCCGATGGGCTGCCGACGGTCGCCCGGTGCATCCCGGAGTTGCAGGTGAGGAGGCCGTCAATCGGAGGGACGAGCTCCGCGAGTCCTCAATCCACCGCACCATTCCCCTGCGGCCTCGCAGAGCTCGGCCCTCCGATTTCACCATGGCGCCTCACCCTTCGGAGGGACGAACTCCGCGAGTCCTCAATCCACCGCTCCACTCCCCTGCGGCCTCGCAGAGCTCGGCCCTCCGATTTCACCACGGTGCCTCACCCTTCGGAGGGACGAGCTCCGCGAGTCCACAATCCAAAGCACCACCCCCTTGCGGTCTCGTGGAACCTGGCCCTCCGAAGGGATGCCTGGCGAAGTTCGCAGCTCACCCAAAACTCCAAAATGCACCCGGCGGTCGGTGTCACCCCGAATTGATCCTTTCCAAACCGGAGCCCGTCGCCTAGAGACGGCTCCGCCCGGCATGGACGCCTCCCGTCACCTCCCCGCTGCCGACTCCGGTGCCGGCGGTCTTTCCATCCGATTCTGGGGGGTGCGGGGTTCCGTCGCCGTGCCCGGCCCCAGCACCGTCTGGTACGGCGGCAACACCGCCTGCGTCGAGGTCCGCTCCGAACGGGAAATCGTCGTCCTCGACGCCGGAACCGGGATCCGGGAATTGGGCAAGGAGTTGAACCGGGAATTCGCCGGACGGGGCGCCCGCCTCTGGATTCTCGTGAGTCACACCCACTGGGATCATATCCAGGGATTCCCCTTCTTCGGCCCCGCTTACGAGGCGCGCCACCGGATCCGGATTCTGGGATGGCGGGGATCCCATGAGGGACTGAAGCGCACGGTCGCCGCTGCGGTCGAGACGCCGTACTTCCCGGTCGCCCTGCGGGAGATGCCCGGCAACATCACCGTCGAGGAACTCGATGGGTTTGCCTTCCGTCTCGGTTCGGTTCGGGCCCGGGCGGCACCGCTGAACCACCCGGGCGGAGGCGTCGGGTTTCGACTCGACACCCGGACGGGCTCCGTGGCGTACGTGCCCGATCATGAGGTGGGTCCCGGGGCGCCCCGCCGTCGGAGTTCGTTGCGCCGCGCCCGCGGGGAACGCGCCGGCGCCCCCAGGCCCGTCATGGAACAGTTGATTCAGGGTGTCGATGTCCTGATCCACGATGCGCAATACACGGCCGAAGAATACGCCGGGCGCATCGGTTGGGGACACAGTTGCGTCGATGCCGTCGTCGCCCTCGCCGCGCAGGCCGGCGTCCGCCGCCTGGTCCTCTTCCACCACGATCCGGACCGCGACGACGGGCAACTGGATGGAATCCTCTCCGCGGCGCGCAGCCAGGCAATGGCCCTTGGCTCCGCCATGATCGTCGATGCCGCCCGCGAAGGGATGGAGATCCGCCTCCCGGATGGATCGATGGGAGCGATGCCAGCCTCCCGGTGATCCGCTCGGCCCTCCGGGTTCACTCATCCGCTCCATCCGGACGGACGAACTCCGCCCCCCCTTCTTCCCCCCCGCGCCGGATCCGGCCCGCCCGCCGCCGCAACACATACGTGCGGTCCCGCCGTTCGGTCGCCAGATCAGCCAGTTCCCGTTGCAGCTTCCGGAAGCTGGCGAATCGGGCCTCCGACAACCGCCCCTCCCCAAGCGCCACCCGCACCGCGCACCGCGCCTCCGAGGTATGCGAGCAGGCCCGGAAATGGCATCCCAGCGCCAGCTCCGCAATGTCGGGAAACGCCTCGTCCAGGCCCCCCTCCGCCGTCCACATGTGGAACTCCCGCATCCCCGGCGTGTCGATCACCAGCCCCCCGTCCGGCAACAGGATCAATTCGCGCCAGGTCGTCGAATGCCGTCCCTTCCCGTCCCATGCCCGCACCTCGAGCGTCGGCTGGATGGCTTCCCCGTGAAGCCGGTTGATCAGGCTCGATTTCCCAACCCCCGAGGTCCCCACGAACACCGCCGTCCGCCCGGGCGCCACGTGCTTCCGCAATTCCCCCAGCCCGCGCCGCGTCCGGGCGCTGACCACCAGCACCGGCGTGGCTCCCACCGTCGCCCGCACCTCCGCCAACCGGTCTTCGACCGCCTCCGCCAGATCGGCCTTGTTCAATACCACCACCCCACGCGCCCCCCCCTCATGCACCATCACCAGGAACCGCTCCAGCCGCCGCAGATTGAAGGTCGCATCCAGCGACTGCACCACGAACACCACATCCATGTTCGCCGCCAGCACCTGCGGTGCCGTCTCGCGCCCCGGAACCTTCCTCGCCAGGAATGTCCGCCGCGGCAGGACCTCCTGCACCACCGATCGCGTGTCCCCCGCCTTCCGGCTCAACGCCACCCAGTCCCCCACCTTCGGCAACGTCTCCGGCCGCGACCGGTCCTTCAGCAACCGTCCCGCCAGGCGCGTCCGCACCTCCCCTTCGGCCGTCACCGCCACAAAGGCCTGCTTGTCCTCCAACGCCACCCGCCCCGGTGCCCAGCCCCGATCCCCCAATGCCGCAAACGCCCGTTCCCACTCCCCATCCCACCCAAGTGCCTCGAGTTCGACCATGCCGCAGTAGGCCCGACACCCTAGACCCCCGCCCCGGCCGGGCGAAACACCAATTCATCCGACGTCAACGCCCCCCGTGCATCCCGTAGTCATGGGTGAGGAGGCAGCGAATCGGAGGGACGAGCTCTGCGAGTCCTCAACCCATCGCTCCACACCGTTGCGGCTTCTTTGATGGGCACCTTTTGGAACGCCCGGATGCACTGCATGTCGACAACCTACCCCCCCGTCCGGCAATGGAATCAATTCGCGCCAGGTCATTGAACCAAGGGCCGACGATCGCCATGGGCGGACGGTCATGAGTTCAAATGCGTCCCCATCAGGGCGCCGACCCCGCCCCGATCTCCGTCCTCGACCGTCCGCAATCGGCCCGGTTCCAGACAGAGCCAGGGACATCCCACGCCGCAGACGGCCAACCTTCCCTTGCCAGATGCGTGCAGTCATCTTATGCTGAGGCCACGTTATATGAAGCGTACCTTATCACAGGCATTCTGCCGTTTCAGTCCCCACACCGGTTTCCGCCTGACCGTCGGATCGCTCGTCCTGCTGCTCGCCGTCCCGTTCGTCCAGGCCGGGCATTCCCTTGATCCCAAGGAACTTCGGGCGCGGGCCCTCGATTTCCTGGCCCCCATCCCGGACCGCATGCCGGGGGCGGAAGACGACACCCCGGCCCGGATCGAACTGGGCCGGAAGCTCTACTTCGAGACGGCGCTCTCCGAGAACCGCACCCAGTCCTGCAACACCTGCCACCGCGTGGATGAGTTCCGTGGCGGAGTGGACAATGAAGCCACCTCCCCGGGAGCGTTCGGCAAGCGGGGCGGTCGCAATTCCCCCACGGTCCTCAACGCCGGATTCCAGTTCGTCCAGTTCTGGGACGGCCGGGCCGAGGACCTGGTGGAACAGGCCAAGGGCCCCGTTCTCAACCCCATCGAAATGGCCATGCCGAGCGAGGCGGTCGTCATCGAACGTCTGCAATCGAAGCCGCACTATGTGGAGGCGTTCGCCCAGGCCTTTCCCGGCGTCGAATCGTCCCTCTCCTACGGGAACGTCGCCCGCGCCATCGCCGCCTTCGAGCGCACCCTCGTCACGCGCGACCGCTTCGACGATTTCCTCAACGGC
Above is a genomic segment from Verrucomicrobiia bacterium containing:
- a CDS encoding M23 family metallopeptidase, which translates into the protein MLPDATHASPFPRRPESMPPRASGTLTGLIVAVLLVLPLDGGADTALDRPFRLPTDNRAIFEPGGEPRFYAPTPGRTWTAGGFGCVRSEGMQMHEGIDILFVQRDRRGEPLDEVRASAPGRIAYISRQASLSNYGIYVVVAHRIEGLEVFTLYAHLRDVRPELAPGMQVAAGQVLGIMGRTANTATPIARDRAHLHFEINLFVNDGFAEYLQKHSPGSRNDHGPWNGRNLVGLDPAAILLAQRREGASFSLLAHVRNQAEYCRVLLAATDFPWLRRYPMLIRRNPAAEAEGIVAYEASLNYNGVPFRLTPRARSEIEGPVSNRLLRVNESEALQHRCRQLIFKRGQAWVLTARGEEWLRHLVHR
- a CDS encoding DUF2959 domain-containing protein gives rise to the protein MSPFRCLSGVSWIALTVVALGVSGCRSSYYAAWEKLGYHKRDILKERVVEARNEQAAASDQFKDALTKLREVYSFEGGSLDRSYRQLQAEFDKAQARAEAVRRRIRSMETVAGDLFKEWEREIGEIGNPSMAASSRSQLEQTRARYSEMSAALVRAEASMAPVLAQFRDYTLFLKHNLNAQAIASLKGEALSIETEIAALIAEMNASIERADAFVREFQ
- a CDS encoding DUF481 domain-containing protein, with translation MKNTKQRITLAAATLFAGAGMSGAIGQEMGQAEPMPVPQAPDEGGAGAPAPKPKWETTAGIGVSVTDGNSDTLLFTANVSTLRKWNRNEFMAGVDGGYGENDGTQNVGYVKGFGQYNYLVTDRWFGFVRAEALHDSIADIRYRIPVSVGAGYYFIKNDRTTLSAEVGPGYVMEKVGDDTRDYATIRFGQKFSHKFSDRARLWQSFEYQPKITDWGSYFLTGEVGVEADITRQMALRVVLQDWYVSEAAPGRENNDLKLIAGIQYKFQ
- a CDS encoding MBL fold metallo-hydrolase translates to MDASRHLPAADSGAGGLSIRFWGVRGSVAVPGPSTVWYGGNTACVEVRSEREIVVLDAGTGIRELGKELNREFAGRGARLWILVSHTHWDHIQGFPFFGPAYEARHRIRILGWRGSHEGLKRTVAAAVETPYFPVALREMPGNITVEELDGFAFRLGSVRARAAPLNHPGGGVGFRLDTRTGSVAYVPDHEVGPGAPRRRSSLRRARGERAGAPRPVMEQLIQGVDVLIHDAQYTAEEYAGRIGWGHSCVDAVVALAAQAGVRRLVLFHHDPDRDDGQLDGILSAARSQAMALGSAMIVDAAREGMEIRLPDGSMGAMPASR
- the rsgA gene encoding ribosome small subunit-dependent GTPase A, which codes for MVELEALGWDGEWERAFAALGDRGWAPGRVALEDKQAFVAVTAEGEVRTRLAGRLLKDRSRPETLPKVGDWVALSRKAGDTRSVVQEVLPRRTFLARKVPGRETAPQVLAANMDVVFVVQSLDATFNLRRLERFLVMVHEGGARGVVVLNKADLAEAVEDRLAEVRATVGATPVLVVSARTRRGLGELRKHVAPGRTAVFVGTSGVGKSSLINRLHGEAIQPTLEVRAWDGKGRHSTTWRELILLPDGGLVIDTPGMREFHMWTAEGGLDEAFPDIAELALGCHFRACSHTSEARCAVRVALGEGRLSEARFASFRKLQRELADLATERRDRTYVLRRRAGRIRRGGEEGGAEFVRPDGADE
- a CDS encoding c-type cytochrome, which gives rise to MKRTLSQAFCRFSPHTGFRLTVGSLVLLLAVPFVQAGHSLDPKELRARALDFLAPIPDRMPGAEDDTPARIELGRKLYFETALSENRTQSCNTCHRVDEFRGGVDNEATSPGAFGKRGGRNSPTVLNAGFQFVQFWDGRAEDLVEQAKGPVLNPIEMAMPSEAVVIERLQSKPHYVEAFAQAFPGVESSLSYGNVARAIAAFERTLVTRDRFDDFLNGDDQALTAVERRGLDDFLTLGCTTCHYGPVLGGQSFMKVGLIHSFPTDDKGRFDVTQEEDDEYRFKVPMLRNIELTHPYFHKGQIATLEESVRKMGWHQLGLELSEEQVGSLVAFLRTLTDKERRAGAQAAAASR